In Luteitalea sp., the following are encoded in one genomic region:
- a CDS encoding ABC transporter substrate-binding protein, with protein sequence MRSPCRGLLIILVALLASTAGRSQPQAVPSRIVSTSPSITETLFALELGDRVVGVSTYCRYPPAVAALPKVGTFLKPDAETIARLKPDLVFVHAGPNTVATQLATLGVKTAVVDRGSLSSVFTTIRQISTAAGVPERGDRLVSRLTAALDRVKASVAGRARRKILIVVGRRTGTLTDIIAVGPGSYLHDIAAIAGGTNVLASVKLEYPRISMETIIGLSPDVIVDVGEMGESAADADRRRQITESLWQRQTLVKAVREHAVHAVHDEAFVLPGPRIVEVATTMARWLHGVEPR encoded by the coding sequence ATGAGAAGCCCTTGCCGCGGCCTGCTGATCATCCTCGTCGCGCTACTCGCGAGCACGGCGGGTCGATCGCAGCCGCAGGCGGTCCCTTCGCGCATCGTCTCGACCTCGCCGAGCATCACCGAAACGCTCTTTGCGCTGGAGCTCGGCGATCGCGTGGTCGGCGTGTCGACGTATTGCCGCTATCCGCCGGCCGTCGCCGCGCTGCCAAAAGTGGGCACGTTTCTGAAGCCGGATGCGGAGACCATCGCGCGCTTGAAGCCGGATCTGGTGTTCGTCCACGCCGGTCCAAACACGGTGGCCACTCAGCTCGCAACGCTCGGGGTCAAAACCGCCGTCGTCGATCGTGGATCTCTGTCAAGTGTCTTTACGACGATCCGGCAGATCAGCACGGCGGCCGGCGTGCCCGAAAGAGGGGATCGTCTCGTCTCTCGCCTGACCGCGGCACTCGACCGCGTGAAGGCTTCCGTCGCCGGGCGAGCGCGGCGAAAGATCCTCATCGTCGTCGGCCGTCGAACTGGCACGCTCACCGACATCATCGCCGTCGGCCCTGGCTCGTACCTGCACGATATCGCAGCCATTGCCGGCGGTACGAACGTGCTGGCGTCGGTGAAGCTCGAGTACCCGCGCATCTCCATGGAGACGATCATCGGTCTGTCTCCCGATGTGATCGTCGATGTCGGTGAAATGGGCGAATCGGCGGCAGACGCCGACCGCCGTCGCCAGATTACCGAGAGTCTCTGGCAGCGTCAGACGTTGGTGAAAGCGGTCCGCGAGCATGCGGTGCACGCGGTCCACGATGAAGCCTTCGTCTTGCCCGGCCCGCGCATCGTCGAGGTTGCGACGACCATGGCGCGGTGGCTCCACGGAGTCGAGCCGCGATGA